TCACCATGGTGGCCTTCTTGCCGCAATGGCAGATGGTTCGCACCTCGCGCATTTCATCGGCCAGCGCCAAGAGGGTGGCGGATCCGGGAAACAGGTTGCCCTGAAAATCCACCCGCAGCCCGTAGCACAGAACCGGCACCCCCAGATCATCGACCACACGGGCCAGTTGCCAGACCTGATCTGGCGACAGGAATTGTGCTTCGTCCACAAAAATACTGGCAACGCTGCCTTGTGACAGGCGTAATTTGATTTTTGCGAACAGGTCCTCGCCCGCACTGAACACATCGGCCTCGGCGCTGATGCCAATCCGCGAAGCAATCCGGCCCTTACCTGCCCGGTCATCGACACGTGCGGTCAGAAGGTAGGTGTCCATGTTGTTTTCGCGGTAGTTGTGCGAGGCCTGAAGCAGCACGGCGGATTTACCGGCATTCATGGTGGAGTAGTTGAAATAGAGCTTTGCCATGCGTGCGGTTTACCCTTTGGCAATGGCTGAGTGAACCGCAAAACAATCCCGGATCGTGAGGATGCAGAGGGCGGTGCGGATCACAGGATTCGAACCCTGGTGTCCAAAATACGCCCCCCCACAGCAGCCCGACCAGTCCGGGTCGAAATAGACCCTAGGGATGGATACAGGCACGCGCCACTGGGGAGGACGCCTAAAGAAGGATATGTCGTACACCCGAAACAGATGCTTGACCTCTCCCACTCATATTGAAGCGCAACCTCACTCACAAAGTTTGCTTCAACCCCAAACAAAGATGCACAATAGCATCTGGGCCACTCGTTAAATCCCTGAAAACCCAAGGGATGGCGCTAGTATTGCAATTCGTTTAAAAGGACTTCATGGGAAATTAACAAGTTCATTCCCCGCCCCGGGGCGGCTTATGAGGCAAGATTTACATGGCAGAGATCGGCAGGTACCTGAAAAAGCATACCGAAGCGCTGGTTAAGGACGTTGGCATAGAGGCCGCCTGTCAGATTACAGGCAAGTCCAAGGCGACATTGGGTCGTTACTATTCAGACAATGCCGAACATACGGAACGGTTCATGCCGGTGGATTCCGTGGCCAAACTTGAGGGGGCTGCTTCTTTTCCGCATGTGACCTCGGCGCTCGCGGATCTGAAGAATATCACGCTGTCCTATAATCACTCCGACGATTCGGGCGTGGAAAGTGTCGGGCGCACAGGCGGGGTGAATGCCGACGTGATCGCGCTGAGCCAGCGGTTTGCAACCCTGATGAGCGAATATCAGGAAGCCATCGCTGATGGCATCATCACCGTCAATGAGGCCAAGCGCTTGCTGCGGGAAACGGTCCTTTTGCAGCAGGTCCTGCTGGATATGAAATTGCATCTCGAAGAAGAGAGCAACTGACGCTCTCGGACGTTTCATTGCGGGGCAGTAGTCCCGCTGGTAGGCTCCGACGGACTGCGGGGCCTTTTCCGTTTTCAGCCCATATGGCGGCGCAGGATCGCCGAGCCGACCGAATAGCCGGCGCCGAAGGAACAGATCAGGCCAATTTCCTGGTCGGCCATGTCATCGGAATTCTGCGCAAAGGCGATGATCGAGCCTGCCGATGATGTATTGGCATAGTCTTGCAGGATATTGGGCTGTTCGCCGGGCTCGGGGGTGCGGCCCAGAACCTTTTTGCCGATGAAATCATTCATCGCCTTGTTCGCCTGATGCAGCCACAGGCGCTTCAGGTCATCATTGGCGATGCCACTGTCAGCTAGGTGGGTGCTGATGTGCTCGCTGACCATGGGTAGCACTTCCTTGAACACTTTGCGGCCATTCTGCATGAACTGCATGTCGCGGCGGTCCGCAACCCCGTCGGGGCGCGAGCGGCGCAAGAAGCCGTTGTTGTTTCGGATATTGTTGGAAAATTCGGTGGCACAGCGGGTCGACAGGATTTCGAAATGCGGCCCCTTGGCGTCTTCGATCCGTTCGACCAGGGTTGCGGTCGCCACATCGCCAAAGATGAAGTGGCAGTCACGGTCGCGCCACTCCAGATGGCCCGAGCAGATTTCGGGGTTGACCACCAGCGCTGAGCGGATGCTGCCAGAGCGGATCATATCCGCAGCCACCTGCAGGCCAAACGTGGCCGAGGAACAGGCGACGTTCATGTCGAATGCAAATCCGTCGATGCCGAGGAGTTTCTGGATCTCGATCGCCACCGCGGGGTAGGGGCGCTCCATATTGGAGGCCGCACAGATCACGGCGTCTACGTCGCCCGCGGTCTTGCCAGCCTGTGCCAGAGCCTTGGTCGCCGCATCGACGGCCATTTCCGCCATGATGCCCGGTTCGTCATCGCTGCGCTGGCGCAGCAGCGGGTGCATGACCTCGGGGTCGAGAATTCCCGTCTTGTCCATCACATAGCGCTGCTCGATGCCAGAGGCCTTGACGATGAACTCTTCCGAGGAGTGCTGCATCGGGGCCATTTCGCCCGCTGCGATGGCCTCGGCGTTCTTTTCGTTCATGCGGTCGGCGTAGGCGTTGAACGCCACGACCAGCTCGGCATTGGTGATGATCTGAGACGGGGTGAAGACCCCGGTGCCGGTTATGGCGGCTGTGTGCATGGTAACGGATCCCGAGTTCGCAAAGTGCCGTATATCTGGGCATTTTGCGTGCGGAAGGTCAAGGTCAGCCGCAAGCTGCCGCAGGGGCAAGCAGGAACAGTGGGGCAGTGTTCGGGGAATGTGAACTTCTTCACATGAAAAGTTCATTCGCTGAAGTAATCTGCCGCGAATCCCGCACCACGGCGATCCGCTGGTGCACACCCTATTTGCAACCGGGCCTGGCCTCATGACCGATGACACCTTGCAGCTATCGCCGGAGATCCGGTCTCTTATGGGCGTTTACGCGCTCTACTGGATGCTGGACGATGCGGTTGAGCGTATGGATCAGGCGCCGCGGATCGGGCGGTTGGAAAGCCGGATCCTGATCCGGCTGGACCGGCCCCGGCGCATGGGGGCGCTGGCACAACTGTTGCTGACCGGCCCCCCGTCCGTCACCGCGGCAGCGGATCGGCTTGAGGAGATGGGTCTTGTGCAGCGGCTGCCCGATCCGGACGACCGGCGGGCACTGTTGCTGCATCTGACCGACCGGGGCCGCACCGTGCGGAGCCAGCTGGACGAGGAGGCCCGCCGACTGTTCCGCCAGGTCTCTGGCCTCTCAACGGACGAGATCGCGCAGTTCGCGGCGCTATGTGAAAAAATACATGATACGAGTACAGGAAACGGCGCCCCGCTGGGATGCCCGGATCCGAAAGGAGACAGAGAATGAAAATCTTCCACCGAGTGTCACGGCTGATGCTGCCCGCGCTCGCCCTCTCGGCCCTGGTGCAGGCAGGGCCGCTGGCGGCGCAAGAGACGGCCAAACCGGTCAAGCTGCTGAAAACGCAGGCGGGCAGCGTGTTGGTTGAGCGCCAGTTCTTTGGTCAGGTGGCGGCGAAACAATCCGTCGACCTTGCCTTTCAGGTGGGCGGTCAGGTGCTGGAGTTTCCGGTGGCGCAGGGCACCGTGGTGCCCGAAGGGCAGCTTGTTGCGCAACTGGACCTGGAACCTTTTGAGCTGAAACTGGAACAGGCCCGGCTGCAAAAGGCGCAGGCGGACCGCACGGTGGCACGGATGGAGAAACTGACCGGGACGGTCAGCCAGGTGTCCATCGATGATGCGGAAACCCAGGCTGGTCTGGCCGGGGTCGCCCTGCGGGATGCAGAATACGCCTTGCAGCATGCGACGCTGACGGCGCCCTTCGATGCGCTGGTCTCCAGCCGCGAGGTCGAGAAATTCACCACGGTCAGCGCCGGGACGCCCATCGTCCGGCTGCACGATATGTCTGAACTGCACATCAAGGTGGATGTGCCTGAAATCCTGTTTCAGCAGGCAAATGCAGATGAAAAGGTGGATATCACGGCCTCCTTCCCGGGCTGGGACGCCACCTATCCGGTTGAAATTCTTGAATTCGATGCCGAGGCGAGCAGCGTTGGGCAGACCTACCGGGTGACCTTCCGTCTGGCGCCTCCTAAGGATCGGCAGATCCTGCCCGGGGCCTCGGTTTCAGTGCGGGTGCTGGTCAATACCGGTGCTGCGGCGATCCGCCTGCCGGCAACGGCCATCGTGGTGTCCCCCGAAGGGCAGACTGGTGTGATGGTCTTTAGCCCCACCGGGGCCGACAATGGCACGGTCGCCTGGCGGCCTGTCACTGTGACGCCGACGCAGTATGGCGATTTCACCGTCACCGAAGGTCTGACTGGCGGTGAAGAGGTGGTTCTGGCGGGCGGCACCGCCCTGTCGGACGGGCAGGCGGTACGCCGCTTTGCCGGTTTCGCGAACTGAGGGCGGGCAGATGGATATTGCACGCGGCTCAATCGAAAAACCGCTTTATACATGGCTGATCATGTTGATCGCCCTGTTCGGGGGCATCTGGGGTTTCCTGTCGCTGGGACGGCTTGAGGATCCGGCCTTTACCATCAAACAGGCTGTCATCGTGACCCAGTATCAGGGCGCCACGGCAGAGCAGGTGGCGCTGGAGGTCTCTGAACCGCTGGAGTCTGCGATCCAGAAAATGGCCGAGGTCGATATCATCACCTCGATCAACCAGCCGGGCCAATCCCTGATCGAAGTTGAAATCAAATCGACCTATGACGGCAGCGAGCTTCCCGCCGTCTGGACCAAACTGCGCGCGAAGATCCGCGATGCGGCCCTGTCCCTGCCCGAAGGCACAAGTCAGCCCTTCGTGAACGATGCCTTCGGGGATGTGTTCGGCCTGTTCTATGCCGTCACCGCAGACGGATTCAGCGATGCGGAAAAGCATGAACTGGCAACTTTCCTGCGGCGGGAGCTGCTGACGGTTGATGGGGTTGCCGATGTGGATGTCTCCGGCCTGCCGGACGAAGCGATCTATGTCGAACCCGACCTGCCGATTTCGGTCAACTTGAATGTACCACTGACGGCGATCGCCAATGCCATCGCCACCTCCAACTCGGTTCGCCCGGCGGGCAAACTGGATGCGGGCGATGCCGACACCCGGCTTCTGGCGCCGCAAGGATCGGACAGTGTTTCGGAAATCGCCGGTCTTTCTGTTGGGGTACAGGGCGAGGTGATCAACGTGATCGACATGGCCAAGGTCCACCGCGGCCGGGTTGCTGATCCCGATCTGATCGTGCGCTACAATGGGGCCGAGGCCTTTACTCTTGGGGTGGCCGGTATCGCGTCGGAAAACATCGTGGATGTGGGCAAGAACGTCGATGCCAAGCTGGCGCAGCTGGACAGTGACATCCCCTATGGCGTGTCGCTGCAGCCGATCTATCAGCAGCACGTGGTGGTCGAGCAGGCCTCGAATGACTTCCTGGTGAACCTGGCGATGTCCGTCGCCATCGTGGTTGTGGTTCTGGCGCTGTTCATGGGCATGCGCGCGGCCATTGTCGTTGGCGTGACCTTGCTGCTGACCGTGGTCGGGACGCTCTTGTTCATGAACCTTTTCAGCATCGAGATGGAGCGGATTTCCCTGGGCGCGCTGATCATTGCCATGGGGATGCTGGTGGACAATGCCATCGTGGTGGCCGAGGGCATGCAGATCTCGATGCTGCGAGGCAAGAACTCTCGCGAGGCCGCGCATGAGGCCGCCAGCAAGACGCAGATCCCGCTTTTGGGCGCGACTGTCATCGGGATCATGGCCTTTGCCGGTATCGGCCTCAGCCCGGATTCCACCGGTGAATTCCTCTTCTCGCTGTTTGCGGTGATCGGCATTTCGCTGCTGCTGAGCTGGCTTCTGGCGCTGACGGTGACGCCGTTGCTGGGGCATTATTTCTTCAAACGCGGCACTGGTGGCGGTGGCGACGAATACGGCGGGCTGATTTTCCGCGCCTATGGCGCCAGCCTGCGTCTGGCACTGAAACTGCGCTGGCTGGTGGTGGTAGGGCTGATCGCCCTGACGACCGTGTGTTACATAGGCTTTGGACAGGTCAAACAGGCGTTCTTTCCCGACTCCAACACGCCGCTGTTCTTCGTGCATCTGAAACTGCCGCAGGGCACCTCGATCCACACCACTTCGGCGCAGCTGCAACGGGTCGAAGACTGGCTGGCCGAGCGTCCCGACGTGGAATCGACCGCAGCCTTTGTGGGGCAGGGGGCAACCCGTTTCATGCTGACCTATTCGGCGGAAAAGGCGAACCCCAGCTATGGCCACCTGATCATCCGCGCGAGCAGCCTGCAGGAAATCCCGGCGCTTCAGGCCGATCTTGAGGCCTTTGGGCGCAGCAATTTCCCCGAGGCGGAATTCCGCACCAAACGTCTGGTCTTTGGCCCAGGCGGCGGTGATCCCGTTCAGGTTCGTTTCTCGGGTCCCGATCCGGCGGTTCTGCGCCAGTTGGGGGAGGAAGCCATGGTGCGGCTGAAAGACGGCTCTGACAGTATCCTGAGCGTGCGGCACAATTGGCGCGAACAGGAACTGGTGCTGGAGCCGATCTATGCCACAGACCGGGCACAGACGGCGGGGATTACCCGCGAGGATATCGCGGGCACCTTGCAGTTCTCCACCGACGGGGTGACGGCGGGCATGTTCCGTGAACGCGACCGGCAGATCCCGATCATCCTGCGCAGATCGCCGGAGGATCAGTTCAACATCATGGATCAGCTGGTCTTCTCCACCTCGTCGAACCGTTTCATGCCTCTGGAACAGATGATCGACGGGGTCGAGATCAAGGTGCAGAACACCCTGATGCATCGCCGCGACCGGGTGTTTACCCTGACCGTGGGGGCGGATATCGCGCCGGATGTCACTGCTGCAACAGTGTTCAAGGAGGTGCAGAACAGCATCGAGGAGATCGCCCTGCCGCCGGGCTACCGGATGGAATGGGGCGGGGAGCACGAAAGCTCGGCCGACGCCAACAAGAGCCTTGGCGCGCAGCTTCCGGTGTCCCTGCTGATCATGGTGCTGATCTCGGTCCTGCTGTTCAATGCGATCCGTCAGCCGGTGATCATCTGGTTGCTGGTGCCGATGTCGGTCAACGGCGTGGTCATCGGGCTTCTGGGCACCGGTCTGCCCTTTACCTTTACCGCGCTTCTTGGGCTCCTCAGCCTGTCGGGCATGCTGATCAAGAACGGCATCGTCCTGGTCGAGGAAATCGATCTGGTGCGCGCCGAAGGGCGGCCGCTGCGCGAGGCGATTGTCGAGGCGTCGGTGTCGCGTTTGCGTCCGGTGATGCTGGCCGCGATCACCACGATCCTTGGCATGGCGCCCCTGCTGAGCGATGCGTTCTTCGTGTCGATGGCGATCACGATCATGGGCGGTCTGGCCTTTGCCACCGTGTTGACGCTGGTGGCGGCGCCGGTGTTCTACCTGATCTTCTTTGCACGCGATGAAAAACGGGAAGCCTCCGCAGCCTGACCTGACGGTCTGGTACCAAACTCGAAAGGCCCCGGATATTTCCGGGGCCTTTTTGCATCTGCGCGGATCGCACCGGTTGCGCAGCGTCAGATCAGCGGCACGAAGGGCACATCGCAGGCACTGAGTGTCATCAGGGTCAGAAGAGTGATCATCACGCGCATTTTGGCGCTCCTTTGGTTTTGCTGCTCGATCACGGCAGCTGACCCCAAAGCGCCGCACAGGTCAAACCTTTCTCCGTGCCGTAGAGAGTTGACGGTGCTGCGGCATGATGTCTTAAAAATGCTCCGCTAACCCCTTGTTCAATACTTTTGTTAAGAGTGATATTCTGAACAGAAGCGCGCGAAGGTCCAGCAATCGGCGAGGGAGTTCTTCATGACACGAGCATATTTGCGTGCGGTTACCATTTCATCCTTTTTCCTGTTGGCAGGCGGCGTTCATGCGACATCGACCGGGCACGGTGAAGAGATGCACGTGGTCCCCGATGCGGTGATCGCAGAGCAACGTCAGGCCCTGTCGGAAAACACGCTGTTTGCCGGGTTCGGCCCGCAGGCGCCGCGCGATATCGACAGCATGGGCGGCAGCAACAAGGTCAGTTTTGAAGCCGCACCACCCTATAACGAAATGAACCTCTGCAACATCCATTTCCACGAAAGCGCCGAACACCGGGGCGGGGAATTCACCACCTATGCTGGCAACGGCGATGGTCACGGCTATGGCAGCGGCTACAAATATTCCGGTCAGCTGAGCGTGACGGAACTTGCGCCTTACCATGAAGAGGTCGGAGCCACCGAACACGGCAGTCTGGTGCCCGGCGACACGATTGAGGTGCATTTCGTGCACACCACCGCGCGGGTCGATCCCGGCCCGACGCTTGGCTCCTGCCTCAGCGAGGCCATCAAGAACCCGCAGCTGCGGGTGGAGGCGCAGGTCTTTGTGCTGGTCAACGATGAGACCGCGCTCGACTTCACCAAAGTCACGCGCTTGCAAAAGAAGAACGGCCTGACCCAGGCGGTAAACATGCCAACCGATACCGGGCGGCCGGTCGTCTATGCGGGTTCAACCACCGGACCTGGCTACAACGAGAAGGGATCGCCCTTTCAGGTTACCTGGGCGGTGCGCCCCAAGGTGGCCAAGGTCAGCATCCAGTCGGTCGCCAGATGGCTGGACTACAACACCTTTGACGAAGACCACGCCCATGGCGTGCGCAATCTGGTGATCAATCCCGACCTCCTGTCGGTGATCGGACGCTGACACGCGCTGCCCCGCTACTGGGGCGCAAGGTTTAGGAGCAGGGGGGCTGGGCAGACGCCCTCCGGTTCAGACGCTGGTTCCCAGTGCCCGGCGAAAGGCCATTAGGCTGCCGGACAGGAACACCGCGCCCAGGCAAGCCATCGTCACCAGTTCGGGCCAGACAATCGACAGATCCGCCCCGCGGAACACCACAGCCTCGGCAAAGGCCATGTAGTGGCGCGAGGGCAGCAGCCAGGTAAAGGGCTGAACGATATCAGGCTGGCTTTCGATCGGGGTCATGCCGCCGGACAGCATCATCATTGGCATGATCGTCATCATGATCAGCAGGGCGAATTGCGCCATGGTCCGGGCGATGGTGCCAAGGAAAATCCCGATGGCTGCCGCTGCAAACAGGTAAACCGCTGTGCCCGCAAAAAGCAGTGCATGCGTGCCGACCATTGGCACCTGCAGCAGGCCCTCGAACACCACCAGCATCGATAGGGCAAAGACGCTGATGATGATCAGCCCATTGGCCCAGATCTTGGCCAGGGCGATCTGAAAAGCGGTGAGGGGCATCACAAGCAGATGTTCGATGGTACCGTGTTCGCGCTCGCGGATCAGGGCGGCGCCGGTCAGCATGATCGCGACCATGGTCAGGTAGTTCAGGATGCCATTCAAGGCGTTGAACCAGACCTGGCTGCCATTGGGGTTATAGGCCCGCCGCAGCACCAGATCGACCGGCGCACCGGCGGACGGATCGCGGCCCGCCAGATAGCGGCTGACCTCGGTCTGGATGATCGCCTGAATGTATCCATCGCCCAGCCCGGCCTGCATCACTGCGGTTGCATCGATATGCAGCTGGATTTCGGGTTGGCTGCCTTTGCGCAGCTGTGCCTCGAAGTCGGGGGGGATGACCAGCGCGAACAGGAACCGCGCCTGATCCAGCCCAGGGCCGATCTCATCCGCATCTATGGGGATCGGGGTTTGGAAATAGGGCGGGTAAAAGGCATTGGCGATTTGGCGCGACAGCTGCGAATTGTCCTCGTCCGCAATGGCGATAGAGGCGTTATTGACGTTCTCCGGCAGGCTGGTGGCATCCATGTAGACCATGAAGGTGAACACGAAGAGGATCAGCCCCGCCATCACCGGATCCATCAGCACCGTGCGTAACTCCTTGGTGCCCAGCCAGAAGATATGGTGAAGCGCCTTCATGTTATTTCTCCTGTTTGCGCAGCAACAGCACTGCAATGGCCAGGAAGACCGGAAAAAACAGGCTCAGTTTCACAATGTCATGGCTCAGCGCCGCCCAGCCCAGCCCCTTTGTATAGGCGCCGACACTCAGATGCATGAAATAGGAGGCAGGCCAGGCCGAGCCGATCATCTGCGCCTCGGGCGACAGGGTCGAAATCGGCTGGATCATGCCGGAATACTGCATGGTCGGCATCAGCGAGAGCAGCGCCGCCGCAAAAACCGCGGCGACCTGCGTTTTGACCAGCGAGGACACGACAAGGCCATAGGCGGTGACCGCAAAGCCATAGCACAAGGCCCCGAGTGTCATCGCGGACAAGGAGCCTTTCAGCGGCACATCCAGTACAAAGATGACCATCAGCGTCAGCACCAGGTAGTTGCACATGGCAATAGCGACATAGGGCAATTGCTTGCCCACCAGGAATTCGATGCGATTGGTGGGGGTGACATAGAAATTGGTGATGGTTCCGATTTCCTTTTCCCGCGCCACGCTGACGGCCATCAGGATGACGGGAAACAGCATTAGCAGCATGGCCGGTATCGACGGCCCCATCGAGCGGATGCTGGCAAAGGTCGGATTGTAGCGGTAGCGGTTTTCGATGGTGAAACTGGACTGTTCCTGCGGATCGACACCGGCCTCCAGCATCAGATCGCGCAGATAAATGGCGTGCCCACCGGTGATATAGCCCTCGACGGTTCCGGCCCGCATCGTATTGGCCCCATCCAGCCAGGCCGAAACTTCGGGCGTGTTGCCCCGTGCCAGATCACGGCCGAAATTCGGTGGGATCTCGACGGCGACGCTGACTTCGCCTGCCGCCATCTGGCGGATCAGATCCTCCCGGTTCAACAGATCCGGCTGTTCCAGAAAATACCGTGACCCGGTGAAACTGCTTAAGTAGCTACGGCTGGCCGGAGACTGGTCCTGATCCAGCGCGGCAAAGGTCAGATCCTCCACATCCATCGAGACACCGTAGGACAGCACCACCAAAAGGATCACCGAGCCGAGAAAGGCAAAGGCCAGACGGATCGGGTCGCGGATGACCTCGACCGTTTCGCGCAGGCTGTAGGCCAGCAATCTGGACAGACTGAACCGGCCAAGCCTGGCCGGGGGATCATGGGCGTCTGGCACAGCACCGTCCTGCAGGGCCACGCTGTCGGCGCTCTCGCCTTCTCCGGTTGCGTCTTCTATATAGGCCACAAAGGCGTCCTCAAGCGAGGTTGCGCCCTTGGCCTCAACCAGATTGTCCGGCGTGTCATGGACCAGCACTTCGCCCGCATGCATGAGCGAGATGCGATCACAGCGCAGCGCCTCATTCATAAAATGGGTCGAGATGAAGATCGTCACCTTGTCGCGGCGGGACAACTCGATGAGGAACTCCCAGAACCTGTCCCGCGCCTCGGGATCGACGCCCGAGGTCGGCTCGTCCAGGATCAGGATTTCCGGCTCGTGCAGCACCGCTACCGCCAGCGACAGACGTTGCCGGATACCAAGCGGCAGCCCGCCAGAGCGTGTATCCATCACATGCGATAGCTCGAACCGGTCGGCCAGCGCCGCGATGCGCGCCGTGGCCTGCTGGCTGGGGATCTGGAACAGCCGCGCGTGCAGGGCGAGGTTCTGCGCCACCGTAAGTTCGCCATAGAGCGAGAAAGCCTGGCTCATGAAACCGACGCGTTTACGGGTCGCAAGATCCTTGGCGTTCACCGGCTTACCAAAAAGATAGGCCTCACCTTCGGACATCGGCAACAGGCCGGTCAGCATCTTCATGGTGGTGGTCTTGCCGCAGCCGTTGGAGCCGAGGAAGCCGAAGATTTCGCCAGGGCGGATTTCGAAACTAACGTTGCTCACGGCGGTGAAATCGCCGAACCTCCGGGTCAGGCCGCGGGCCACGATGGCGGGGCGCTCGCCATCGGTTTGCAGCGGCGGAATGACCAGCTCCGGCAACTCGCGGCCCTCCCCACCGGGCCGCAGGCGCACAAAGGCGGCCTCTAGGCTGTCGGTGCCGGTTCTGGCGCGCAGTTCTTCTGCCGTGCCGGTGGCCAGAACCAGGCCTGCATCCATCGCCACCAGCCAGTCGAATTCTTCGGCCTCCTCCATATAGGCGGTCGAAACCAGAAGGCTCATACCGGGATGTTCCTGCCGGATCTTGGCAATCAGGTCCCAGAACTGGCGCCGCGACAGGGGGTCGACCCCGGTGGTGGGCTCATCCAGGATCAGCAGGTCCGGATCATGCAGCAGCGCGCAGCACAGGCCCAGTTTCTGTTTCATCCCCCCCGAGAGTTTTCCGGCGGGGCGATCCAGAAAGGGAAAAAGCCCGGTTGCCCGGGTCAGCCGCGCGATCCGGCGGTTGCGTTCAGCGCGGCTTTGTCCAAACAGCTTGCCAAAGAAATCGAGGTTCTCCTGAACGCTCAGGTCCTGATACAGGTTCTTGCCCAGCCCCTGCGGCATATAGGCAAGGCGCGGACCGATCCGCTGCCGGTGGCCCGCCTTACGCATGTCGCCGCCCAGCACCTGCAGCGTGCCGGTCTGCATGACTCGCGCACCGGCGATCAGGTCCAGCAGCGTCGATTTTCCAACCCCGTCCGGCCCGATCAGGCCAACCACCTTGCCAGCCGGGATGTCGAGCGTCACATCCGCAAGCGCGACCACGTCCTTGTAGCGCTGCATCAGATTTGCAGCGCGGACGACGGGCTGGCTTTGATCCTCCATGGCCGGGCCCTTACTCTTTCGCGGTCAGTTCGGGGGGGATGTTGTTCAGAAACTCCGGCCAATCCGGCAGGGGCTCGCTGGCCAGACGCACATAGGCCACGCCGCGGATCCCGGTCTTCACAAGGTCGATGTTCGCTTCGACCAGCGGTTGTGGCACCCGGACCCGCACCCGGAACATCAGATCTTGCCGTTCGCTGGCGGTTTCGACCTGTTTGGGCGTGAATTGCGACACTGGTGAGACAAAACTGACCTTGGCCGGGATCACCACATCGGCGATATCAAGCCGGATGCGGGCCTCGCTGCCGATGGACAGAAGATGCGCCTCGGTGGCGGGCAGGAAAAACTCCAGATAGACCTCGGTGAGATCGACCATGGTCAGGACGCGTCCGCCTGCGCCGATGACCTCTCCGGGCTCGGTCAGCCGGTAGAGTACCCGTCCAAGGGTCGGTGCCGTCAGGCGGGCATCGTCGAGATAGGTCTGCACTTCCTCAATGGCGAAACGCGCCGCATCCACCGCGCGCTGCTGCGACAGAAGCGATGCCTTGGCCACGGTGAGGTTGGCCTCGGCAACCTTGTGATCGCTGAGACGTACGTCGAGGGTTTCGGCAGTTGCGACCCCGCGGGATACCAGCTCGCGGGTGCGTTCCAGCTCCTGATCGGCCAGCAGCAACCGCGCCTCGGCTTGCGCAATGGCGGCCTCGGCGGCTGCGACCTGGCTTTCCACCGATGCGTATTCCGCCTGTGCCCGCGACAGTTGCGCCTCCAACTCGCGGGTTTCAATGGTGGCGACCAGTTGGCCGGTCTCGACCAGATCACCCTCTTTCACCTCGACCGTGGCGACCCGCCCGGCGATCCGGCTGGAAATATCGACCTGAACCGCCTCGATGCGACCGTTGCCCGAGGTAATGCCATCGGGCAGCTCACCATTGCCGTTGGCGGTGTAGTAATAAAGCCCGGCGCCGGCCGCCAGGACCGCGATACCGGCTATGATCCATCTGCTAGAAAACATCT
This genomic stretch from Phaeobacter gallaeciensis harbors:
- a CDS encoding delta-class carbonic anhydrase; protein product: MTRAYLRAVTISSFFLLAGGVHATSTGHGEEMHVVPDAVIAEQRQALSENTLFAGFGPQAPRDIDSMGGSNKVSFEAAPPYNEMNLCNIHFHESAEHRGGEFTTYAGNGDGHGYGSGYKYSGQLSVTELAPYHEEVGATEHGSLVPGDTIEVHFVHTTARVDPGPTLGSCLSEAIKNPQLRVEAQVFVLVNDETALDFTKVTRLQKKNGLTQAVNMPTDTGRPVVYAGSTTGPGYNEKGSPFQVTWAVRPKVAKVSIQSVARWLDYNTFDEDHAHGVRNLVINPDLLSVIGR
- a CDS encoding ABC transporter permease, whose amino-acid sequence is MKALHHIFWLGTKELRTVLMDPVMAGLILFVFTFMVYMDATSLPENVNNASIAIADEDNSQLSRQIANAFYPPYFQTPIPIDADEIGPGLDQARFLFALVIPPDFEAQLRKGSQPEIQLHIDATAVMQAGLGDGYIQAIIQTEVSRYLAGRDPSAGAPVDLVLRRAYNPNGSQVWFNALNGILNYLTMVAIMLTGAALIREREHGTIEHLLVMPLTAFQIALAKIWANGLIIISVFALSMLVVFEGLLQVPMVGTHALLFAGTAVYLFAAAAIGIFLGTIARTMAQFALLIMMTIMPMMMLSGGMTPIESQPDIVQPFTWLLPSRHYMAFAEAVVFRGADLSIVWPELVTMACLGAVFLSGSLMAFRRALGTSV
- the rbbA gene encoding ribosome-associated ATPase/putative transporter RbbA; this encodes MEDQSQPVVRAANLMQRYKDVVALADVTLDIPAGKVVGLIGPDGVGKSTLLDLIAGARVMQTGTLQVLGGDMRKAGHRQRIGPRLAYMPQGLGKNLYQDLSVQENLDFFGKLFGQSRAERNRRIARLTRATGLFPFLDRPAGKLSGGMKQKLGLCCALLHDPDLLILDEPTTGVDPLSRRQFWDLIAKIRQEHPGMSLLVSTAYMEEAEEFDWLVAMDAGLVLATGTAEELRARTGTDSLEAAFVRLRPGGEGRELPELVIPPLQTDGERPAIVARGLTRRFGDFTAVSNVSFEIRPGEIFGFLGSNGCGKTTTMKMLTGLLPMSEGEAYLFGKPVNAKDLATRKRVGFMSQAFSLYGELTVAQNLALHARLFQIPSQQATARIAALADRFELSHVMDTRSGGLPLGIRQRLSLAVAVLHEPEILILDEPTSGVDPEARDRFWEFLIELSRRDKVTIFISTHFMNEALRCDRISLMHAGEVLVHDTPDNLVEAKGATSLEDAFVAYIEDATGEGESADSVALQDGAVPDAHDPPARLGRFSLSRLLAYSLRETVEVIRDPIRLAFAFLGSVILLVVLSYGVSMDVEDLTFAALDQDQSPASRSYLSSFTGSRYFLEQPDLLNREDLIRQMAAGEVSVAVEIPPNFGRDLARGNTPEVSAWLDGANTMRAGTVEGYITGGHAIYLRDLMLEAGVDPQEQSSFTIENRYRYNPTFASIRSMGPSIPAMLLMLFPVILMAVSVAREKEIGTITNFYVTPTNRIEFLVGKQLPYVAIAMCNYLVLTLMVIFVLDVPLKGSLSAMTLGALCYGFAVTAYGLVVSSLVKTQVAAVFAAALLSLMPTMQYSGMIQPISTLSPEAQMIGSAWPASYFMHLSVGAYTKGLGWAALSHDIVKLSLFFPVFLAIAVLLLRKQEK
- a CDS encoding HlyD family secretion protein; the encoded protein is MFSSRWIIAGIAVLAAGAGLYYYTANGNGELPDGITSGNGRIEAVQVDISSRIAGRVATVEVKEGDLVETGQLVATIETRELEAQLSRAQAEYASVESQVAAAEAAIAQAEARLLLADQELERTRELVSRGVATAETLDVRLSDHKVAEANLTVAKASLLSQQRAVDAARFAIEEVQTYLDDARLTAPTLGRVLYRLTEPGEVIGAGGRVLTMVDLTEVYLEFFLPATEAHLLSIGSEARIRLDIADVVIPAKVSFVSPVSQFTPKQVETASERQDLMFRVRVRVPQPLVEANIDLVKTGIRGVAYVRLASEPLPDWPEFLNNIPPELTAKE